The Antennarius striatus isolate MH-2024 chromosome 20, ASM4005453v1, whole genome shotgun sequence genome includes a region encoding these proteins:
- the alg14 gene encoding UDP-N-acetylglucosamine transferase subunit ALG14 isoform X2: MAFYVGVVYVIALVCLVCIIRLYTVVKSGSRHLPGKKGPVSVVVVAGSGGHTSEILRLMECLSAAYTPRHYVIAETDRMSEEKICVFERSRQSQSQFTICRIPRSREVHQSWSSSVISTLKSLHYCVPLVFRIRPDVAGGTVV; the protein is encoded by the exons ATGGCGTTCTACGTCGGAGTAGTGTATGTTATTGCACTCGTGTGTTTGGTTTGTATTATCCGGTTGTATACTGTTGTGAAGTCTGGATCGAGGCATCTACCGGGGAAGAAAGGTCCAGTCAGTGTGGTCGTTGTTGCGGGATCAG GCGGACACACCTCAGAGATCCTTCGGCTGATGGAGTGTCTCTCTGCTGCCTACACTCCTCGACACTATGTCATTGCTGAAACAGACAGGATGAGCGAGGAGAAAATCTGTGTCTTTGAAAGATCTAGACAATCACAATCACAG TTCACCATCTGTCGGATTCCACGGAGCCGTGAGGTGCATCAGTCTTGGAGTTCCTCTGTTATCAGCACCTTAAAGTCACTGCACTATTGTGTTCCACTGGTGTTCAGGATCAGACCTGATGTG GCCGGAGGTACAGTAGTCTGA
- the alg14 gene encoding UDP-N-acetylglucosamine transferase subunit ALG14 isoform X1: MAFYVGVVYVIALVCLVCIIRLYTVVKSGSRHLPGKKGPVSVVVVAGSGGHTSEILRLMECLSAAYTPRHYVIAETDRMSEEKICVFERSRQSQSQFTICRIPRSREVHQSWSSSVISTLKSLHYCVPLVFRIRPDVVLCNGPGTCVPLCVAALLLGILGIKKILIVYVESICRVQTLSLTGKILYPISNYFFVQWASLRDKYPKSIFLGRIV, from the exons ATGGCGTTCTACGTCGGAGTAGTGTATGTTATTGCACTCGTGTGTTTGGTTTGTATTATCCGGTTGTATACTGTTGTGAAGTCTGGATCGAGGCATCTACCGGGGAAGAAAGGTCCAGTCAGTGTGGTCGTTGTTGCGGGATCAG GCGGACACACCTCAGAGATCCTTCGGCTGATGGAGTGTCTCTCTGCTGCCTACACTCCTCGACACTATGTCATTGCTGAAACAGACAGGATGAGCGAGGAGAAAATCTGTGTCTTTGAAAGATCTAGACAATCACAATCACAG TTCACCATCTGTCGGATTCCACGGAGCCGTGAGGTGCATCAGTCTTGGAGTTCCTCTGTTATCAGCACCTTAAAGTCACTGCACTATTGTGTTCCACTGGTGTTCAGGATCAGACCTGATGTG gtgcTATGCAATGGGCCAGGGACctgtgttcctctgtgtgtggCAGCACTCCTACTAGGAATTCTTGGAATCAAGAAAATCCTGATTGTCTATGTTGAAAGTATTTGCCGTGTGCAGACACTGTCGCTCACAGGAAAAATTCTGTATCCAATATCTAACTACTTCTTTGTCCAGTGGGCCTCTCTGAGGGATAAATACCCCAAATCTATTTTCCTTGGAAGAAtagtataa
- the steap2 gene encoding metalloreductase STEAP2 has protein sequence MEVARQLNFQPVDMGPLSSSQDIENMPIQLFNGWKGPVLSAVALSIFFFAYSFVRDIIHPYVKYRQSDFYKIPVEIVNRTLPTVAITLLSLVYLAGQLAAAHQLYYGTKYRHFPHWLEGWLQSRKQLGLLSFFLAAVHVLYSLCLPMRRSEKYLLLNTAYQQVHSNMESMWNEEEVWRVEMYISFGIMSLGLLSLLAITSIPSVNNSLNWREFTFIQSTLGYIALLIATFHGLLFGWKQAFEEEAYRFYLPPSFVVALALPIFVILGKVLMLLPCMGRRIQQIRCGVNRSQNHSQRMELVGLSAQVSPERVTIM, from the exons ATGGAAGTAGCCCGCCAACTCAATTTCCAGCCAGTTGATATGGGCCCCCTGTCTTCATCACAAGACATTGAGAACATGCCCATACAGTTATTTAATGGATGGAAGGGACCCGTACTCTCCGCTGTGGCTCTTTCTATCTTCTTCTTTGCCTACTCTTTTGTGCGAGATATCATTCACCCATATGTGAAATACAGGCAGAGTGATTTCTATAAGATACCTGTAGAGATTGTGAACCGAACACTGCCCACTGTTGCCATCACTCTTTTGTCCCTGGTGTACCTGGCAGGCCAGCTTGCAGCTGCCCACCAGCTCTACTATGGCACAAAGTACAGGCATTTCCCACACTGGCTGGAGGGCTGGCTGCAGAGCCGGAAGCAGTTGGGCCTTCTCAGCTTCTTCCTAGCTGCTGTCCATGTTCTTTACAGCCTCTGTCTGCCCATGAGGAGGTCAGAGAAGTACCTGCTGCTCAACACTGCATACCAGCAG GTCCATTCAAATATGGAGAGTATGTGGAATGAGGAAGAGGTGTGGAGAGTTGAGATGTACATTTCTTTTGGAATTATGAGCCTTGGACTCCTGTCACTCCTAGCAATCACCTCCATCCCCTCTGTCAACAACTCACTCAACTGGAGGGAGTTTACCTTCATACAG TCCACTCTTGGTTACATTGCCCTACTCATTGCTACATTCCACGGTCTACTGTTTGGCTGGAAACAAGCTTTTGAAGAGGAGGCTTACCGCTTCTACCTGCCCCCCAGCTTTGTGGTGGCCCTGGCCCTGCCAATTTTTGTCATCCTGGGGAAGGTACTGATGCTGCTCCCCTGCATGGGCCGCAGGATCCAGCAGATCCGTTGCGGTGTGAACAGAAGTCAGAACCATTCTCAGCGCATGGAACTGGTAGGCCTGTCTGCCCAGGTTTCACCTGAGAGAGTTACGATCATGTGA